The Lynx canadensis isolate LIC74 chromosome D1, mLynCan4.pri.v2, whole genome shotgun sequence genome has a segment encoding these proteins:
- the LOC115526089 gene encoding olfactory receptor 52A1-like, translating into MSISNITVFRPSVLTLIGIPGLETVQCWIGIPFCVMYLIAIIGNSLLLIIIRSERSLHEPMYIFVGMLGVTDIALATTIMPKMLGIFWFRVPDIYFDSCLLQMWLIHTFQGIESGILLAMAVDRYVAIRYPLRHAAIVTHRLVTQIGAVTTLRAAFLVAPCLILIKFRFQFYHTTIISHSYCEHMAIVKLAASDVRVNKIYGLFVAFTVAGFDLTFITLSYAQIFSTVFHLPQKEARLKAFNTCIAHMCVFLPFYLLAFFSFFTHRFGAHVPPYIHILFSSLYLLVPPFLNPLVYGAKTKQIRIHLVKMLYS; encoded by the coding sequence ATGTCCATTTCCAACATCACAGTCTTCAGGCCTTCTGTGTTGACGCTGATAGGGATCCCAGGCCTAGAGACTGTACAGTGCTGGATTGGGATTCCATTCTGTGTCATGTATCTCATTGCTATCATTGGAAATTCCTTGCTTCTGATCATCATCAGGTCAGAGCGCAGCCTCCATGAGCCCATGTACATTTTCGTAGGCATGCTGGGAGTCACAGATATTGCGCTTGCTACCACCATTATGCCCAAGATGCTTGGAATTTTCTGGTTTCGTGTGCCAGACATTTATTTTGATTCCTGTTTGCTTCAAATGTGGCTCATCCACACATTTCAGGGCATAGAGTCAGGCATCCTCCTGGCCATGGCTGTGGACCGTTATGTGGCCATCCGTTATCCACTAAGACATGCTGCCATCGTCACCCACCGCCTAGTCACCCAGATAGGGGCAGTGACAACACTCAGGGCCGCTTTCCTAGTAGCCCCGTGCCTAATCCTGATAAAGTTCCGGTTTCAGTTTTACCATACAACCATCATCTCCCACTCTTACTGTGAGCATATGGCCATTGTGAAACTGGCTGCATCAGATGTGCGGGTCAACAAAATTTATGGCTTGTTTGTGGCATTTACAGTTGCAGGGTTCGACCTCACATTCATCACTTTGTCTTATGCACAGATCTTTTCCACAGTTTTTCATTTACCCCAGAAGGAGGCTCGGTTGAAAGCATTCAATACGTGCATCGCTCACATGTGCGTCTTCCTCCCGTTCTACCTCCttgccttcttctccttcttcacaCATAGGTTTGGTGCTCATGTTCCCCCTTATATCCATATCCTCTTTTCTAGCCTCTACTTGCTGGTCCCCCCATTTCTCAATCCACTTGTCTACGGTGCCAAGACCAAGCAGATCCGCATTCACCTGGTAAAGATGCTCTATTCATAA